The Linepithema humile isolate Giens D197 chromosome 2, Lhum_UNIL_v1.0, whole genome shotgun sequence genome has a segment encoding these proteins:
- the LOC105674863 gene encoding odorant receptor 63a-like isoform X1 codes for MLVNFQREYNIHKILLSSSGLWPYQSKLISCLFLIPLLVNAIFYNLLEILMLYDYWEDMNIVFDACYQIFALTSIAGRIFNMFWNREQIKRICEAIDNHWNIFTSKLEVQILNDYSIMSRKLTTTYSMIVYAILILFILTPLTPVFLDMIHPLNKSRSRLFPLTAKFRIDDEKYYTQLYCWIASMVTIMIFAMVAVDNFFLVSIIHAYSLFSIISRQLEEIITKLYVNKDRKFGCCMNTKLELENERIYQKYIISLKKYQLALEFVDMLNSAYKIISLFSLLLSGAILIFAGIQVTNVLEQLGEVMRYTFVIVGNLMQLMLSCYAGQKLRDISQNVFYRAYTAKWYEFPPKLKSLLIITLFRSAAPCSLTAGNMIPLSIETYGLVVRTAGSYFMTFLSLKK; via the exons ATGCTGGTGAATTTCCAGCGGgagtataatatacataaaatattgttgtcCAGCAGTGGCCTGTGGCCGTATCAGAGTAAGCTCATAAGTTGCCTGTTTCTGATTCCTTTGTTGGTGAacgcaatattttacaatctgTTGGAG ATTTTAATGTTGTACGATTATTGGGAGGATATGAATATTGTTTTCGATGCTTGCTATCAGATTTTTGCATTAACCAGTATAGCAGGAAGAATATTCAACATGTTTTGGAACCGTGAACAG ATAAAACGTATATGCGAAGCCATAGACAATCATTGgaatatatttacaagtaaATTGGAAGTTCAAATTCTTAACGATTATTCTATAATGTCGCGGAAATTAACAACAACTTACAGCA tGATAGTATACgccatattaatattatttatattaactccGTTAACACCAGTTTTTCTCGATATGATACATCCACTTAACAAATCGCGATCGCGATTATTTCCATTGACTGCAAAATTTAGAATAGATGATGAGAAATATTACACACAGCTTTATTGTTGGATAGCCAGTATGGTTACGATTATGATATTCGCTATGGTTGCTGTTGACAACTTCTTTCTCGTCAGTATCATTCACGCTTATAGTTTATTCTCAATCATTAG TCGGCAATTAGAAgagataataacaaaattgtatGTCAACAAAGATAGGAAATTCGGATGTTGCATGAATACGAAGTTAGAATTGGAAAATGAGCGAATATACCAGAAATACATTATatccttaaaaaaatatcagctTGCTTtaga ATTTGTCGATATGTTGAATTCggcgtataaaataatttcattattctcattattattgagcggagcaattttaatttttgctggAATACAG GTCACAAATGTATTAGAGCAATTAGGAGAGGTAATGAGATACACCTTCGTAATTGTAGGTAATTTAATGCAACTCATGTTGTCATGTTATGCTGGTCAAAAGTTAAGAGACATAAGTCAAAATGTATTCTACCGAgc ATATACTGCGAAATGGTACGAATTTCCACCGAAACTAAAatctttgttaattattactctttttaGAAGTGCTGCACCGTGTAGTTTGACAGCAGGCAACATGATTCCGTTGTCAATAGAGACTTATGGTTTG GTAGTGCGGACGGCTGGATCTTACTTCATGACATTCTTATCACtcaaaaaatag
- the LOC105674863 gene encoding odorant receptor 63a-like isoform X3 has protein sequence MLVNFQREYNIHKILLSSSGLWPYQSKLISCLFLIPLLVNAIFYNLLEILMLYDYWEDMNIVFDACYQIFALTSIAGRIFNMFWNREQIKRICEAIDNHWNIFTSKLEVQILNDYSIMSRKLTTTYSTSMVTIMIFAMVAVDNFFLVSIIHAYSLFSIISRQLEEIITKLYVNKDRKFGCCMNTKLELENERIYQKYIISLKKYQLALEFVDMLNSAYKIISLFSLLLSGAILIFAGIQVTNVLEQLGEVMRYTFVIVGNLMQLMLSCYAGQKLRDISQNVFYRAYTAKWYEFPPKLKSLLIITLFRSAAPCSLTAGNMIPLSIETYGLVVRTAGSYFMTFLSLKK, from the exons ATGCTGGTGAATTTCCAGCGGgagtataatatacataaaatattgttgtcCAGCAGTGGCCTGTGGCCGTATCAGAGTAAGCTCATAAGTTGCCTGTTTCTGATTCCTTTGTTGGTGAacgcaatattttacaatctgTTGGAG ATTTTAATGTTGTACGATTATTGGGAGGATATGAATATTGTTTTCGATGCTTGCTATCAGATTTTTGCATTAACCAGTATAGCAGGAAGAATATTCAACATGTTTTGGAACCGTGAACAG ATAAAACGTATATGCGAAGCCATAGACAATCATTGgaatatatttacaagtaaATTGGAAGTTCAAATTCTTAACGATTATTCTATAATGTCGCGGAAATTAACAACAACTTACAGCA CCAGTATGGTTACGATTATGATATTCGCTATGGTTGCTGTTGACAACTTCTTTCTCGTCAGTATCATTCACGCTTATAGTTTATTCTCAATCATTAG TCGGCAATTAGAAgagataataacaaaattgtatGTCAACAAAGATAGGAAATTCGGATGTTGCATGAATACGAAGTTAGAATTGGAAAATGAGCGAATATACCAGAAATACATTATatccttaaaaaaatatcagctTGCTTtaga ATTTGTCGATATGTTGAATTCggcgtataaaataatttcattattctcattattattgagcggagcaattttaatttttgctggAATACAG GTCACAAATGTATTAGAGCAATTAGGAGAGGTAATGAGATACACCTTCGTAATTGTAGGTAATTTAATGCAACTCATGTTGTCATGTTATGCTGGTCAAAAGTTAAGAGACATAAGTCAAAATGTATTCTACCGAgc ATATACTGCGAAATGGTACGAATTTCCACCGAAACTAAAatctttgttaattattactctttttaGAAGTGCTGCACCGTGTAGTTTGACAGCAGGCAACATGATTCCGTTGTCAATAGAGACTTATGGTTTG GTAGTGCGGACGGCTGGATCTTACTTCATGACATTCTTATCACtcaaaaaatag
- the LOC105674863 gene encoding odorant receptor 63a-like isoform X2, translating into MLVNFQREYNIHKILLSSSGLWPYQSKLISCLFLIPLLVNAIFYNLLEILMLYDYWEDMNIVFDACYQIFALTSIAGRIFNMFWNREQIKRICEAIDNHWNIFTSKLEVQILNDYSIMSRKLTTTYSIFLDMIHPLNKSRSRLFPLTAKFRIDDEKYYTQLYCWIASMVTIMIFAMVAVDNFFLVSIIHAYSLFSIISRQLEEIITKLYVNKDRKFGCCMNTKLELENERIYQKYIISLKKYQLALEFVDMLNSAYKIISLFSLLLSGAILIFAGIQVTNVLEQLGEVMRYTFVIVGNLMQLMLSCYAGQKLRDISQNVFYRAYTAKWYEFPPKLKSLLIITLFRSAAPCSLTAGNMIPLSIETYGLVVRTAGSYFMTFLSLKK; encoded by the exons ATGCTGGTGAATTTCCAGCGGgagtataatatacataaaatattgttgtcCAGCAGTGGCCTGTGGCCGTATCAGAGTAAGCTCATAAGTTGCCTGTTTCTGATTCCTTTGTTGGTGAacgcaatattttacaatctgTTGGAG ATTTTAATGTTGTACGATTATTGGGAGGATATGAATATTGTTTTCGATGCTTGCTATCAGATTTTTGCATTAACCAGTATAGCAGGAAGAATATTCAACATGTTTTGGAACCGTGAACAG ATAAAACGTATATGCGAAGCCATAGACAATCATTGgaatatatttacaagtaaATTGGAAGTTCAAATTCTTAACGATTATTCTATAATGTCGCGGAAATTAACAACAACTTACAGCA TTTTTCTCGATATGATACATCCACTTAACAAATCGCGATCGCGATTATTTCCATTGACTGCAAAATTTAGAATAGATGATGAGAAATATTACACACAGCTTTATTGTTGGATAGCCAGTATGGTTACGATTATGATATTCGCTATGGTTGCTGTTGACAACTTCTTTCTCGTCAGTATCATTCACGCTTATAGTTTATTCTCAATCATTAG TCGGCAATTAGAAgagataataacaaaattgtatGTCAACAAAGATAGGAAATTCGGATGTTGCATGAATACGAAGTTAGAATTGGAAAATGAGCGAATATACCAGAAATACATTATatccttaaaaaaatatcagctTGCTTtaga ATTTGTCGATATGTTGAATTCggcgtataaaataatttcattattctcattattattgagcggagcaattttaatttttgctggAATACAG GTCACAAATGTATTAGAGCAATTAGGAGAGGTAATGAGATACACCTTCGTAATTGTAGGTAATTTAATGCAACTCATGTTGTCATGTTATGCTGGTCAAAAGTTAAGAGACATAAGTCAAAATGTATTCTACCGAgc ATATACTGCGAAATGGTACGAATTTCCACCGAAACTAAAatctttgttaattattactctttttaGAAGTGCTGCACCGTGTAGTTTGACAGCAGGCAACATGATTCCGTTGTCAATAGAGACTTATGGTTTG GTAGTGCGGACGGCTGGATCTTACTTCATGACATTCTTATCACtcaaaaaatag
- the LOC105674860 gene encoding odorant receptor 63a-like — translation MLEHFEREYSVNKKYLYWLGAWPYQNKLSSNLITISCLVYELSYYPLQILMLYDYWNDPELVFEICYQFVSLTGFIVKMFNPIWNREKLKRICILMNDHWNIFTSKMEVQTLKDSSNISRKLTVGYTTWISFLTVFYLITPLTPVFLDIIDPLNETRPRLFPVTANFRIDEEKYYAQLYVYIVSMILIGVSNAITTDCIYLVSIIHACSLFSTISRQLEEIVTKFSVKKDTRRIECCIQTKLEFENEQMIYQEYIKCLKKYQLALEFVDILNSAYEMISLFLLLLYGATATFIAIQILNILDRFEDVLRYMFEVVAMLVQLIILCYSGQKLRDESQNVFHRAYAAEWYNCSPRLKSLLIITLYRSSIPCGLTAGNMMPLSIETYGFVVRTILSYFMTFLSLKEAIS, via the exons ATGTTAGAGCATTTTGAGCGGGAGTACAGtgtgaacaaaaaatatttgtactgGTTAGGCGCGTGGCCGTACCAGAATAAACTGTCAAGCAATTTGATTACGATTTCCTGCTTGGTGTACGAATTGTCTTACTATCCGTTGCAG atattaatgttatacGATTATTGGAATGATCCGGAACTTGTTTTTGAAATTTGCTAtcaatttgtttcattaaccggctttattgtaaaaatgttcaACCCGATTTGGAACCGCGAAAAG tTGAAACGTATATGCATCCTCATGAACGATCATTGGAATATATTTACGAGCAAAATGGAAGTTCAAACTCTCAAAGATTCTTCTAATATATCGCGAAAATTAACAGTTGGGTACACCA cGTGGATAAGTTTTCTCACAGTGTTTTATTTGATAACTCCGTTAACACCGGTTTTTCTCGATATAATAGACCCGCTTAACGAAACACGTCCGCGATTATTTCCGGTAACTGCAAATTTTAGAATAGATGAGGAGAAGTATTATGCGCAACTTTATGTTTACATTGTTAGTATGATTCTGATTGGCGTGTCCAATGCGATTACTACTGATTGTATATATCTTGTCAGTATCATTCACGCTTGTAGTTTATTTTCAACCATTAG TCGGCAATTAGAAGAAATAGTAACAAAATTTTCCGTCAAAAAAGATACAAGGAGAATTGAATGTTGCATACAGACGAAGTTGGAATTTGAGAATGAGCAAATGATATAccaagaatatattaaatgcttaaaaaaatatcagctTGCTTTAga ATTTGTCGATATATTGAATTCAGCGTATGAAatgatttcattatttttattactattatacgGCGCAACTGCAACTTTTATTGCAATACAA atattaaatatattagatcGATTCGAAGATGTATTAAGATATATGTTTGAAGTCGTAGCAATGTTGGTTCAACTCATAATCTTATGTTATTCTGGCCAAAAATTAAGAGACGAAAGTCAGAATGTATTTCACCGAgc ATATGCTGCCGAATGGTACAATTGCTCTCCGCGATTAAAatctttgttaattataactcTTTACAGAAGTTCTATACCTTGTGGTTTGACAGCTGGCAACATGATGCCGTTGTCAATAGAGACTTATGGTTTT GTAGTACGGACGATCTTATCTTATTTCATGACATTTTTATCACTCAAAGAAGCTATTTCTTAG
- the LOC136997994 gene encoding uncharacterized protein translates to MLEHFEREYNVNKIYLLYSGVWPHQSKLSRNLISITCFVYQIAYYPFQILMLHDYWKNSQVVFEICYQFAALNSMVGKTFNLIWNRQMFIRMFTAINDHWNIFTSKLEVQTLKDYSNISQKLTIYYFRSMFCITIIFIIIPLAPVFLDIIRPLNETRPRLLPMTTKFRIDEEKYYTQLYCYIVSLIMVSIISMVANDTTFLVCTIHACSLFAIISRQLEEIITKLHVNKDTRKIECCIKTKLEFENERMIYQEYIKYMLKKISACFRIRRYVEFNVSNHFIIFINVVRSNYNFSWNANMLRNGTIAHRD, encoded by the exons ATGCTAGAGCATTTTGAGCGGGAATACaatgtcaataaaatatatttgctttacTCAGGCGTGTGGCCGCACCAAAGTAAACTCTCAAGAAATTTGATTTCGATTACTTGCTTTGTGTACCAAATAGCTTACTATCCATTCCAG atattaatgTTGCACGATTATTGGAAGAATTCGCAAGTTGTTTTTGAGATTTGTTATCAATTTGCCGCATTAAACTCTATGGTTGGAAAAACATTTAACTTGATTTGGAACCGCCAAATG TTTATACGTATGTTCACCGCCATAAATGATCATTGGAATATATTTACTAGCAAATTGGAAGTCCAAACTCTCAAAGATTATTCTAATATATCGCAAAAATTGACAATTTATTACTTCA gGAGTATGTTTTGCATTacaataatctttataataataccgCTAGCACCGGTTTTTCTCGATATAATACGTCCGCTTAACGAAACACGTCCGCGATTACTGCCAATGACTACAAAATTCAGAATAGATGAGGAGAAATATTACACACAGCTTTATTGTTACATTGTGAGTTTGATTATGGTTAGCATTATCAGTATGGTTGCTAATGATACTACGTTTCTTGTCTGTACTATTCACGCTTGTAGTTTATTCGCAATTATTAg TCGGCAATTAGAAGAGATAATAACAAAACTGCATGTCAACAAAGATACTAGGAAGATCGAATGCTGCATAAAGACGAAGTTAGAATTTGAGAATGAACGAATGATATATCAGGAATACATTAAGTAtatgcttaaaaaaatatcagctTGCTTTAGA ATTCGTCGATATGTTGAATTCAACGTATCAAATcacttcattatttttattaatgttgtaCGGAGCAATTATAACTTTTCTTGGAATGCAA ATATGCTGCGGAATGGTACAATTGCTCACCGAGATTAA
- the LOC136997993 gene encoding odorant receptor 63a-like: protein MLEHFEREYSVNKKYLYWLGAWPYQSKLSSNLITISFLVYEMSFYPLQISMLYDCWNDPELVFELCFQYISLTVFIVKIFNPIWNREKLKRICILMNDHWNIFTSKLDVQTLKDSSNTSRKLTFMYTTWISIFAVFYLIIPLTPVFLDIINPLNETRPRLFPITVKFRIDEEKYYAQLYFYIGNMILIGVSNAIASDSMYLVSIIHACSLFSTISRQLEEIVTKLPVKKDTRRIECCIQTKLEFENEQMIYQEYIKCLKKYQLALEFVDMLNSAYEMSSLFLLLLYGATATFIAIQILNILDRFGNVLRYMFVVVAMLVQLIILCYSGQKLRDESQNVFHRAYAAQWYNCSPQLKSLLIVTLYRSSVPCGLTAGSMIPLSIETYGFVVRTILSYFMTFLSLKEAIS, encoded by the exons ATGTTAGAGCATTTTGAGCGGGAGTACAGtgtgaacaaaaaatatttgtactgGTTAGGCGCGTGGCCGTACCAGAGTAAACTGTCAAGCAATTTGATTACGATTTCCTTCTTGGTGTACGAAATGTCTTTCTATCCGTTGCAG ATATCAATGTTATACGATTGTTGGAATGATCCAGAACTTGTTTTTGAACTTTgctttcaatatatttcattaaccgtcttcattgtaaaaatattcaaccCGATTTGGAACCGCGAAAAG TTGAAACGTATATGCATTCTCATGAACGATCATTGGAATATATTTACGAGCAAATTAGATGTTCAAACTCTCAAAGATTCTTCTAATACATCGcgaaaattaacatttatgtaCACCA cGTGGATAAGTATTTTCGCAGTGTTTTATCTGATAATTCCGTTAACACCGGTTTTTCTCGATATAATAAACCCGCTTAACGAAACACGTCCGCGATTATTTCCAATAACTGTAAAATTTAGAATAGATGAGGAGAAGTATTATGCgcaactttatttttacattggtAATATGATTCTGATTGGCGTGTCCAATGCGATTGCTAGTGATAGTATGTATCTTGTTAGTATCATTCACGCTTGTAGTTTATTTTCAACCATTAG TCGGCAATTAGAAGAGATAGTAACAAAACTTCCCGTCAAAAAAGATACAAGGAGAATTGAATGTTGCATACAGACGAAATTGGAATTTGAGAATGAGCAAATGATATAccaagaatatattaaatgcttaaaaaaatatcagctTGCTTTAGA atttgtCGATatgttgaattcagcgtatgAAATgagttcattatttttattactattatacgGCGCAACTGCAACTTTTATTGCAATACAA atattaaatatattagatcGATTCGGAAATGTACTAAGATATATGTTTGTAGTCGTAGCCATGTTGGTTCAACTCATAATCTTATGTTATTCTGGCCAAAAATTAAGAGACGAAAGTCAGAATGTATTCCACCGAgc ATATGCTGCGCAATGGTACAATTGCTCTCCGCAATTAAAATCTTTGTTAATTGTAACTCTTTATAGAAGTTCTGTACCCTGTGGCTTGACAGCTGGCAGCATGATTCCGTTGTCAATAGAGACTTATGGTTTT GTAGTACGGACGATCTTATCTTATTTCATGACATTCTTATCACTCAAAGAAGCTATTTCTTAG
- the LOC136997992 gene encoding odorant receptor 63a-like: MLEHFEREYSVSKKYLYWLGAWPYQSKLSSNLITIFSLVYEISYCPLQIIMLYDYWNDPELVFELCYQFVGVISFIVKIFNTIWNREKLKRICILMNDHWNIFTSKLEVQSLKDSSNTSRKLTIYYSTYITVSTTFYMIAPLTPVFLDIIQPLNETRPRLFPVTAKFRIDEEKYYTQLYCCIVGMCSIGVINLIASDSTYFVSIIHACSLFSTISRQLEEIITKLPVNEDTRRIECCIQTKLEFENEQMIYHEYIKCLKKYQLALEFVNLLNSTYDMLSLFLLLLYGATATFVGIQILNILDRFEDVIRYLSEIVIMLIQLIILCYSGQKLRDESQNVFHRAYAAEWYNCSPRLKSLLIVTLYRSSVPCGLTAGSMIPLSMVTYGFVVRTILSYFMTFLSLKEAIS; encoded by the exons ATGCTAGAGCATTTTGAGCGGGAGTACAGTGtgagcaaaaaatatttgtactgGTTAGGCGCGTGGCCGTACCAGAGTAAACTGTCAAGCAATTTGATTACGATTTTCAGCTTGGTGTACGAAATATCTTACTGTCCGTTGCAG ataataatgttatacgATTATTGGAATGATCCGGAACTTGTTTTTGAACTTTGTTATCAATTTGTTGGAGTAATCTCtttcattgtaaaaatattcaacacgATATGGAACCGCGAAAAG TTGAAACGTATATGCATCCTCATGAACGATCATTGGAATATATTTACGAGCAAATTGGAAGTTCAAAGTCTCAAAGATTCTTCTAATACATCGCGAAAattgacaatttattattcca cgTATATAACTGTTTCCACAACGTTTTATATGATAGCTCCGTTAACACCGGTTTTTCTCGATATAATACAACCGCTTAACGAAACACGTCCGCGATTATTCCCGGTAACTGCAAAATTCAGAATAGATGAGGAGAAGTATTATACGCAACTTTATTGTTGCATTGTCGGTATGTGTTCGATTGGCGTTATCAATTTGATTGCTAGTGATAGTACGTATTTTGTCAGTATCATTCACGCTTGTAGTTTATTTTCAACCATTAG TCGGCAATTAGAAgagataataacaaaattgccCGTCAACGAAGATACAAGGAGAATTGAATGTTGCATACAGACAAAGTTAGAATTTGAGAATGAGCAAATGATATACCATGAATACATTAAATGCTTAAAAAAGTATCAGCTTGCTTTAGA ATTTGTCAATTTGTTGAATTCAACATATGATatgctttctttatttttattactattatacgGCGCAACTGCAACTTTTGTTGGAATACAA atattaaatatattagatcGATTCGAAGATGTAATAAGATATTTGTCGGAAATCGTAATCATGTTAATTCAACTCATAATCTTATGTTATTCTGGCCAAAAATTAAGAGACGAAAGTCAGAATGTGTTCCACCGAgc ATATGCTGCCGAATGGTACAATTGCTCTCCGCGATTAAAATCTTTGTTAATTGTAACTCTTTATAGAAGTTCTGTACCCTGTGGCTTGACAGCTGGCAGCATGATTCCGTTGTCAATGGTGACTTATGGTTTT GTAGTACGGACGATCTTATCTTATTTCATGACATTTTTATCACTCAAAGAAGCTATTTCGTAG